The nucleotide sequence TTTTCTGCGGTGGGGGAGGCCCTTGGAATTTTTCCATTGCAGCAAAAAAGTCTGCTTTCAGTCTCTTGAACCGCGAACGCACCTGTGCTGCTGTGCGCACATACCCAGCGTCCCCCAGCTGACGTGCCACCGAACGAAAAATTGGAGCTGTCagaaggggggtgctccccataAGTCGCACCGCTTTCCTACAATTCTTGAGGAAAGAAAGCATGAGGAGGATCTCGTTGGGGCGCCAATACCTCCCCTTGCGAATGGCAGCGAGCGGCATTGCTTCCCGGGTGTTGGCTGTGCAGGAAGACAGGAGAAAGTTTGCGGAGAGTTTCACAGACTTTCAGGGAGTGTTCAGTGTTGGGTGTCCTAACCAACAAACACACATGTTTGCATTGCTAAGCATGTGGGCTcctcctgagaggaagggcgggatataaattaaataataaataagtaaatctacctgctgaggtctcctcctcttctttgggttCCTGCATCACCGGATCTTCTTCTTCCCAACAGGAAATGAGGtctggttctttaaaaaaaaaaaaggaaatcaggCAAGATTAGTTATTTTTGACCACAAAGTATTTGGGCATTCCAAATCAAATCTGAACGCTCAAAACATTCTGAACGAGAGCAAAGGGGTGAAGCCTTGCCAACAGCCCGCAACTCGGGCCACATGCTTTGAGCGCTGTAGAGCCAGCATTTCTGTGGAGTTCTCGTCCCTTTCAAGTGAAACAAGCCCAGACGTTGTTACGCTTTCCAagtttgttgaaagctttttgtcctccccctcccaagaattcttaattactgtttttatgatCCTTATTAGGTCTTATattctgtttatatatatatattatttttccaGTGAAGTTTGGCTTTTATTGGAAATTGTCAGCTCCTGTGTGGAAGAAGTTCctcaaaaagaaaatggaaatggactgccttcaaatagatcccaacttatggcaaccttatgaatagggttttcatgttaaggggtattcagaggtggtttaccattgccttcctcgaaAAGTGagctatacatttttaaataaaccaataaatatgCTGTAGAATGATTCTTGGGTTAAAAACAGGTTCATATAAAAACCTGTGCAAAACCTGAGCTGTGTAGCTTTGCCAGATAATATCTGTGCTGATAAGCTTCTAGCTCCATTTGATGCAGGGCTTAATGAGAAGCAAGACCCACTTTTGTTCAGAGGGGCTCATTTTTACAATTAATGCTGAATTTGGCTTCAGGCAGGTGCAGCCTTGCAAGATCTCAGCTGCATGACTGCGAGACAGGGACCCTCTTGCAGAGCATGCATGGCCTCGCTTTTACTTTGGGCTTCAAGGAAATAAAATCCAAGAGCTGGAGAAGGAGGTATAAAGACGCCCTCTTCGACTGTCTGCCCCCTTTCTTAAAGGAAGGACCAGCCATCAAGTAGTCTGCAGGATCCACAACCAGAAAAAGGAGTCTGTGGTTCAAATAGTCCCTGACAACGAAAGCGAGTAACCCAATCTACACACACCACAGAGAATGGGAAGAATCTGGTGCCGCTGCAAGTATTACCTATTCAAAGTTTAATAGTCTTTAACTTGGAAATTAAGTGCCAGATAAACATGTTTGGGACAGAAGAGTTAGGTTTGAATGTTTGGGGCTCCTGCATTCCAAAATTTACCACTGCACCTCTTCTTAAGATCAATGGTCCACAGTCCTGCCCAGAATCCTGGGTGGGATGGGACCATTTCTTCCTTCGCAACTCAAGGTCTGTGGATGAAGAGAAACTCCGAGAAATGAGATGTTGTGTCCACAAAGGGCCCCACAGCACTACCTGCTGATGTCTCCGCCTCCTCTTCTTTGAGACCCTGGACAAGTggatcttcttctcctcctctttcccaACAGGAAATGAAGCCTAGCTCTTTCAAGGAAACACACAAGTTACTTTCGGTACTAGCTGGGTCTCCTTCAGACTGTCAGGATCTGGAAGCCAAGCCAGATATTTTAATTTTGGGAATCTCTCAGTGGACGGAAGGGGAACTTCAACCTGATGGCCAACCTTCCTCTTTATAGCATGAGATGAGcttgatcaaaccaaaggcctgtctagtccaccaTCTCCACAGGGCCTGAATCGATGTGTATGGGAATCCCACAATCAgtcctaataatactaataaaatttatatcctgtccttccttccaaagggaatCCAGGGGGGCAAAAAAATGATGACGCACCGAAAtcacctttaaaacaaaacatcttctaaaaaaACAAGGACAGAAggctacagccatcatgacttttAGCCCTTGAGAGCCTTCTCTTCCACGCATCTATCCAGCTTCCTTTTTCAAGCCATCCGAGATGTCCACCAGGAGAACTCACAGCCTGATGAGCGACTCTCCCCTGGATGACATTACTCAGGAACAGAAAAATGCTTCGATCCCCAGACCAAAAGAGGCTCCACAGCACAGCTAAGCACcaacctgctgaggtctcctcctcttcttctttgcGGACCTGGATAAACAGACTTTCTTCTTCCTTACAGGAAGCGAGGTCTCGTTCTTTCAAGGAAACAGACAAGATGAgttaaatgtaacaacaacataaaaagttAGGGATTCCATATCCAACCATTTCTACAACCTCGAATCTAAGAGGAGGAagcattttgatttttaattctgGGAGCGGGATAGGAAGAACCACATTTAGAATCGAGGTAAAAGGATGAGAACTCTTGCCACTGTGGGTGTAAATTACCCCAATAAATGTTGCAcccattcagaagtaagccccacccaGTCCAATGGGACACCCTGCCAGGTAAGTGCGTTTGCATTTGCAGATTATattataccaggtgtggggatcctgtggccctccagatgctgctgaactcccatcacccctaatcATTGGCCATCCTTGCAGGAGCTGATGGAATCTGCAGttcagtgctattaaattaaacatacatgtaactggccaattgccaagaaaatccaacacggtcacatttgacttcaaaagaggaaacttcacaaaaatgaggggattggtaaaaagaaagctgaaaaacaaagtccagagggtcacatcactcgaaaatgcttggaagttgtttaaaaacactatattagaagctcaactggagtgcataccgcagatcagaaaaggtaccgccagggccaagaagatgccagcatggttaacgagcaaagtcaaggaagctcttagaggcaaaaagtcttccttcagaaaatggaagtcttgtccaaatgaagaaaataaaaaagaacacaaactctggcaaaagaaatgcaagaagacaataagggatgctaaaaaagaatttgaggagcacattgctaagaacataaaaaccaacaacaaaaaattctataaatacattcaaagcaggagaccatctagggagacaattggacccttggatgataagggagtcaaaggtgtactaaagaacgataaggagattgcagagaagctaaatgaattctttgcatctgtcttcacagtggaagatatagggcagatccctgaacctgaactaacatttgcaggaagggattctgaggaactgagacaaatagtggtaacgagagaggaagttctaagcttaatggacaatataaaaactgacaaatcaccgggcccggatggcatccacccgagagttctcaaagaactcaaaggtgaaattgctgatctgctaactaaaatatgtaacttgtcccttgggtcctcctccgtgcctgaggactggaaagtggcaaatgtaacgtcaatcttcaaaaagggatccagaggggatcctggaaattacaggacagttagcttaacttctgtccctggaaaacttgtagaaagtattattaaagctagattaactaagcacatagaagaacaagccttgctgaagcagagccagcatggcttctgcaagggaaagtcctgtctcagtaacctattagaattctttgagagtgtcaacaagcatatagatagaggtgatccagtggacatagtgtacatagactttcaaaaagcgtttgacaaggtacctcaccaaagacttctgaggaagcttagcagtcatggaataagaggagaggtcctcttgtggataaggaattggttaagaagcagaaagcagagagtaggaataaacagacagttctcccaatggagggctgtagaaagtggagtccctcaaggatcggtattgggacctgtacttttcaacttgttcattaatgacctagaattaggagtgagcagtgaagtggccaagtttgctgacaacactaaattgttcagggttgttaaaacaaaaagggattgcgaagagctccaaaaagacctctccaaactgagtgaatgggcagaaaaatggtcaatataaacaagtgtaaaattatgcatattggagcaaaaaatcttaatttcacatatacgctcatggggtctgaactggcgatgaccgaccaggagagagacctcggggttgtagtggacagcacgatgaaaatgtcgacccagtgtgcggcagctgtgaaaaaggcaaattccatgctagcaataattaggaaaggtattgaaaataaaacagccgatatcacaatgccgttgtataaatctatggtgcggccgcatttggaatactgtgtacagttctggtcgcctcatctcaaaaaggatatcatagagttggaaaaggttcagaacagggcaaccagaatgatcaaggggatggagcgactcccttacgaggaaaggttgcagcatttggggctttttagtttagagaaaaggcgggtcagaggagacatgatagaagtgtataaaattatgcatggcattgagaaagtggatagagaaaagttcttctccctctctcataatactagaactcgtggacattcaaagaagctgaatgttggaagattcaggacagacaaaaggaaatacttctttactcagcgcatagttaaactatggaatttgctcccacaagatgcagtaatggccaccagcttggacggctttaaaagaagattagacaaattcatggaggacagggctatcaatggctactagccatgatggctgtgctgtgccaccctagtcagaggcagcatgcttctgaaaaccagttgccggaagcctcaggaggggagagtgttcttgcactcgggtcctgcttgcgggctccccccaggcacctggttggccactgtgagaacaggatgctgcactagatgggccactggcctgattcagcaggctcttcttatgttcttaaaggttcCCCTCCTCTTTTTAGGGGGTTgccatattattttatattaaaggGCTGGGGCCAAGGGGAGgaggggtgtggtctgaggaggaaagggagggaataAGGGCCTCATTGATACCCTGTCCccaagacaccccccccaaaaaaagcctgGAGCCAGCCTGGCCCACAGGCGCCAACTAGACACACAGGGAGGCCCTCAAGCCAGAGAGAAAGCACATCTCCTGCTGCTCTTCCCCTGATTCTGGAGGTGGCCtataaacatcaggactggtggcCCTTGAGAGCCGTCTcttccatgcatttatttattcatttagatttatatcccgcccttcctcccagtagaagcccagggtggcaagcgaaaacactaaaaacactctcaaacacatcattaaaaacacggttttaaatatattaaaacaaaaacatcttaaaaagtaattccaacagacacagactggggatGAAGCCATTTTCCTtagccccttttaaaaccatccgagATGTCCACCAGGAGAATTCACAGCCTGATGGGTGACTCTCCCCTGGATGATATTACTCAGGAACAGAAAAAAGCTTCAATTCCCAGACCAAAAGGGGccccacagcacagctaagcaccgacctgctgaggtctcctcctctttGGGAACCTGAATAAGAAGATCCTCTCCGTCTTCCAAACAGGAATTCAGCTCCGATTCTTCCAAGGAAACAGACAggactagttacttttgaccacAAGATATTCAGCCATTCCAAGTCAAGCCATTTGTAGCTAAGAGGAGGGTTTGTTTGGAACATGTTAACTCCTGCACCCTCTGAAGAGGACAGGGCCgtgtggtcccagcagggtcagccTGGCACTTGGGAACATGCGCTCACTGGATATGACACCCAACCTGAACTGCCTGTTGGGGAGGGCACGGTGGAACTCAGCCAACCCAGCTGTTTTCATTTGGACAACATCATCTCGTCACAAAGAGAGTGAAAAACAGCCCTGAGagctccaccctcctcctcctcctccgcctccaAAAGGGAGCCAAGGCTGCGCTTCACATTTACACTTCTGGAGGAAACCTTTCTCCATGGAGATTAAGAGTGAAGCCACCGCAAGATATTCATGTAGCCAGAAATGCTCCCATAAGCTTTTCAGTGACGTAGCTTGAGAATGTATATGATGCAAATATCAATGCTGGCGTCGGGAAGAGACAGAAAAGGGCCAGAGTATATGGTTTGGATCTCTGGAAGGGAAATGATGGTGTGTTGCGTATAAATAAATGCTCCCTTCCTAAATGCATTTTCTCTGAAAAACGTCCTATTGATTTTGAGGAATCAACTCTGACGCAAGCATGTTTGGGATGGCAGCTTAATTTTAACTTCCAGTTTATGATTCAGTATAATTTGCATATCGAAAGGGCTCCAGCAATGGGGGTGGTGGGTGGGGTTATGAGAAATTTGTCAGAAAGAgtgtttctccccccaccccctaccCCCCATAATCCATCTATGGTACCAACCATGCAGATGCTGAATTAGACAAAATAGGCAAAACCACATAAAGTGAAGGTCTAAGTCATGGTATGAttctgaaaaatatatgtagAAATGAATGATGGAAAATATATTCTATGGCTGAGAACACAATAATGTCCAATTTCTAATTCACCTGCAATTTACCACACAGAGTGTGATGTGAACTGCTAGCTCTGTAGACAAGATGTACAGACACTCCCAATGACAACACAGCAATAAAAGGCAGAGGTGtgctaatacagaaatataaaatgcaaggaTAAAATGCACAACACATCTCAAATAATTTGCCAAACACATTTCGACTTGAaacaagtcttcttcagtggcatctatATGCACAGCTTCTCCAGAGAATCTTCCTCAACCAAAACACACAACAATATGTGGAATGCAGCAACATTCTTGCAGAAACTGCACTAGGGCTGTCTTGGGAACTGGCAAGGACTTCGACTCCGATGTGTGGGGATAGGATCCAGGCAGGCACCAGCCCTGCTCACAGACTAAGCACAGGGGTGCCTAGGCCCCAAAGGCAAACACtggacagagggagggagagaggactcTCCCAAGCTCCAAGGGAGCAGCAATTCCCACTGTggagtttggactacagctcccagaatcccTAGTGAGAAACTGACTTTCCACTCCATGCATCATTGGTACAAATGGCCTTCAACATCTATCAGTCATGAAAATGTGTCTCCTTACTGAAAGAGGCTCCaatctcataattctcctccatggctTCCCTGCGCGGATCGCTTTGGCCCGGATCCAGGAGATccactcctcctccgtgaaatgcacagctgctgcctcctcctcctcctcaaagtTCACCAGACCCTGGAAGAAGAACATGCCCTCTGCTCAAGAGACGGCCTCTTCCGCACAGACCATTGCGTCCAGCTTGAAAGGGGAAGGGCAACAGGGTGCGCTTCAATCACTCACAGCACTCAAAGCGCTCCTCCCACATGTCAAAGTTGGATCCTGAGGGGAGGGTCcagtaaggatctggcccacagaCCCAGAAAGGGTTCCCACAGCTGGTTTTGAGACTGGAGGGCTGTGGACGCCGTAAGCAGAAAGGGCATTTACCTTGGCCCATTCCCCAAAAGAGCAAAACTTTAGGATCAAATCCAGAACTTCTCAACACGGCCATTTAGGTGAaggacatctgccttgcatgcaaaaagtcctgggttcaattctcagcagcatctccaggcagggcaaggaaaggctccctgcttgaaacccaggacagcagctgccagtcagtgtagacaatactgagctaggtggaccaagtcaatataaggcaccttcctctgtTTCCATGAAGCTCACAAAAACACAGCCAACTTTCAAAaatatcatccctggccactctTCCCAATTCCTCAAGTAAATGACTTTCTGATCATTTAATTTCTAATGAAATAAAACTGGCCTCTTTTCTAAAGTGAGCAGCTGGGGTGCAAAGCGGGAGGCTGACACCACTcttgcctaccttgcagggctgcagTTTGGACGACTGAGATGAGCTTATTTGCTGGCCACACATGTTTATTCAGACCTTCCTCCAAGGGCCACAGAGTGGGAAATGGGGGCTGATTTCCCCCTCCTCAACCTTCAGGAGCAGCAACAATGTTGTAAGGTCAGAAAGGCAGGGAGATAATGATtgtgctggggtggtggtggtggtggggtgtgtgtgtgtgtgtgtgtgtgtgagagagagagagagagagacagagacagacagacagacagagagagacagagagacagagacagagtatCTACAATGGGGGGGTAAGGTTTGAGGAGATCCCAAGAAGGGGCAAAGTGCATTTGCGGGAGAGGGTAAGCACTGAGCTGGGGGTTTGACTGGATGGTCttacaggtcccttccaactctatgattctacaaaaaGCATGTTTCCTCCCAGGAACTACCGCAGTGAAGAAATGGGCTCACAGAAACACACTGTGGACAGAATGAACAATAAAACAGCCCCGTTTGTATGTGGGGAAAATACTGCTTACTTATTTCCTTGCTTACTCTTTTTATTTGGTCTGCTTTCTCGTCCAAGGTGTTTGGGGGGgcaggaccagctccaggcatgcgggggcccttgggcatcagcttaccCTGACCCCCCTAGTGGctgggtgggtgtgcacatgcatgcacatacgcGTCCCCCGCACGCTCCGCCCCGGCCCCCTACCAGtatagtctttaccattgcccttaatgaagatggtggccgtggtttccctaaggggaaatgaagcctccgccgccatctttgttgatggcacacgtgtgtgcgaTGGAAGCGCTGCAGCTGTCCGGCCCCCAATGTTGCAGCTGGGTTGCATGCAAGCGACTTCCCCCCCATGAATTCCCAGGGGAGatgtgggggggaggctctcccccTCTTTCCACCCCCAAAGGCAAACTCCTGACCCTTTCTCACCCCCACTGCTGCACTTCTTCCTTTCTCTTGCGTCCTCGCCACGATtcagccttcctcctcctcctcttaggAAATTAATCAAGCCTGTTTGCTTCCTTGCTTCACtgttgtctccctccctcccatttgcATGACCACATCCTGCCTCTCTAGCAAACAAAGCTCAGTTCCTTTCCCCTCTGGAGGACTGAATGCCAGGCGCGCTCTGGGCCAACGTCTTGCAGGCTCTGCCCCTGGGGCAAATCCAGGGCGCAGGCGCGGAGGTTCCTGCTACGCCCTGTTGCCAAAGCGCTTTTTGCAAACAGCATTTAATGAGATGTGActtaagctctttccacactttaAAGTACCTGCAGAAGGTAAATGAACATCTTGTACAGTGAAGTGAACGCTGTAAGTCATTTAAgtcaatttatatttattttcttgaTTTTTATTATGAATCAGTAAACAAAGCAgtggaagaaaacaaaaacaaaaaaggacagaagAGAAATACAGAAATACCCGAGACAACCATTGCCCCAACCCCCTCCCTCTGCATTATACTAGAATTTCAACCATCAAATATATTCAAGAGAAATCGATCAAACAAATTCAAGGAAGCCATTCTCTGTTGAGCTGCTGCTGACAATTGACTGTGCAAATCATGTTCTGAAGCGTACACAATACATGTGAGATTTCTTGATTTTTATTAggcgcttttttcactgtccaactttcacacccacacacagagatcgggaataccatggtctgaatgatcctgactttggtgttcagtgatacatctttgcatttgaggaccttttctagttctttcacagctgccctccccagtcctagccttcttctgatttcttgactgttgtctccattttggttaatgactgtgccaagttattgataatccttgacaagttcagtgtcctcattgtcaactgtgaggttgcataaatcttctgttgtcattactatggtctttttgacgttcagctgtagtcctgcttttgtgctttcctctttcactttcatcagcattcgtttcaaatcattactggtttctgctagtagtaaaaCTTCCCAGACTTTGCAACCTTGATGGAGCCCGGCTTCTACGGATAAGTGGTGGGCCTCTAACTACCCAcagctgggaaataaaactgccaactcataG is from Rhineura floridana isolate rRhiFlo1 chromosome 3, rRhiFlo1.hap2, whole genome shotgun sequence and encodes:
- the LOC133381942 gene encoding uncharacterized protein LOC133381942 isoform X1, whose protein sequence is MEENYEIGASFKSELNSCLEDGEDLLIQVPKEEETSAERDLASCKEEESLFIQVRKEEEEETSAELGFISCWERGGEEDPLVQGLKEEEAETSAEPDLISCWEEEDPVMQEPKEEEETSAANTREAMPLAAIRKGRYWRPNEILLMLSFLKNCRKAVRLMGSTPLLTAPIFRSVARQLGDAGYVRTAAQVRSRFKRLKADFFAAMEKFQGPPPPQKRPPYFKQLYCLWKEGGRPSWVDRRPAVHPQPEQLSSEEEVQEAQREEHQRAQEGDSSSGECPPDSPKQPVWYVDICTQTETVTGSTQTTVLADVICRTQVIESKFFTLAQQLETRVKALEDVMTQMQHMWVAGLDQRLKVIEDSFYRAQAVARQAPVHR
- the LOC133381942 gene encoding uncharacterized protein LOC133381942 isoform X2 codes for the protein MEENYEIGASFKSELNSCLEDGEDLLIQVPKEEETSAERDLASCKEEESLFIQVRKEEEEETSAELGFISCWERGGEEDPLVQGLKEEEAETSAEPDLISCWEEEDPVMQEPKEEEETSAANTREAMPLAAIRKGRYWRPNEILLMLSFLKNCRKAVRLMGSTPLLTAPIFRSVARQLGDAGYVRTAAQVRSRFKRLKADFFAAMEKFQGPPPPQKRPPYFKQLYCLWKEGGRPSWVDRRPAVHPQPEQLSSEEEVQEAQREEHQRAQEGDSSSGECPPDSPKQPVWYVDICTQTETVTGSTQTTVLADVICRTQVIESKFFTLAVGDPSKGPRGRHDTNAAHVGCWTRPEVESD